TCAATCTCGCGTAGGCCAGGGTCCAGCCGCACTTCGGGGTGTCCAGCCAACCGCTCAGCCACCGCTGCAGCCGTAGCATGTGAGCGCTCCAGGTCGCTGGAATACACGGCGTCAAACTGCTGCCCGGTCAGGCGTGCGGCTAGAGTCACGACCTGTAAGCGGCCCAGCTGACTGAGCGGCACGTCGGTCTGACCCTGATAACGGCCTGAGGCGTTCCAGCTGCTTTCACCGTGGCGGACCACCCACATTTCAGTGGCCTGCTCACGGTCGGGCAATTGAAACCCAAACGGAGCGCGGCGGTGCGGCACCAACTTAGCCAAAACGGACTCCCCGCCCCGCTTCCATCTGGCCCAGCACCCAGGGTTGTTCGCCTACAGCCCGTAGCGCCGTCAGCGCCTGCTCCTGCTGTGCGGCAGGAACGATAAACAGGAAACCCACCCCCATGTTGAGCGCTTCAAAGGCTTCTTCGCGGGGCGTACCAGAGCGTTCCACGATCAGCTCAAACAGTGGCGGTACCGTCCAGGAGGCCGTATCCACCCGCATCCCGATGCCCCCCGGGAATACACGCGGTGGATTGTGGACCAGACCGCCTCCAGTGATGTGGGCCATGCCGCGCACTTCGGCGCCAGCCCCCTGCACCGCGTCGTAGGCACTCAGATAAGCGCGGTGCGGCACGGTCAGCAGGTCCTCAAGGCGCTCACCATTCAGGTCGTCGCGGGCCTCAGCCCAGTCCAAGTCGTCCAGCGCCATGCGGGCCAGCGAGTACCCGTTGGTGTGCAGGCCGGCACTGGGCAGGGCAATCACGCTGTCTCCTTCCTGGATACGCTGCCCGTCAATGAGCGCTGGGCGGTCCACGGCACCCACGATGGTCCCTACAATGTCCAGCTCGCCTTCGACATACACGCCGGGCATCTCGGCGGTTTCGCCACCCAACAGCGCCACGCCTAGCGCTTCACAGGCCTGGGCCGCACCCGTGACCACTTCGGCTACGCGCTCCGGCGAGAGCCGGCCCATCGCCACATAATCCAGAAAGATCAGTGGGCGCGCCCCTTGCACCAGAATGTCGTTCACGCAGTGGTTCACGATGTCATGGCCCAGGCCGCCGAAACGCCCGGTCCGCACCGCCACCTTGGTCTTGGTGCCCACGCCGTCGGTGGAGGCCACCAGCACCGGGTCGGCCATGTCCTGCAGGCCGCTCAGGCTGAAGAGGCCCCCAAAGCCGCCGATGCCGCCCAGCACCGCCGGGGTGTGGGTGCGGGCGACGGCGTCCTTCATCAGGTCTACGGCGCGGTGGCCCGCGTCAATATCCACGCCTGCACGGGCGTAAGCGCTCTGCGACTCGGTCTGATTTGTCATCGGTTACAGGATAAAGGATAGATAAAGCCGGGACGTCACGGAGTCCGGACAGCCGGAAGAAAGACCCCCCGCGCCGCGTCCCAGCGCAGGCGGTAAATAGGGAGCCGCGAAGTATGATCCCCGACGAAGACGGTGATATCGGTGCCTCGCTGCGGCAATTCCGGGTCCAGATACAGCTCACCGTTCTCGCCGGTCAGCCGGCGAAAGGCCAGCACCCGCGCCGAGGCGTCGGCCCGAACCGCGGCGGGGAGGGTGGGTTTCACCTCACTCCATGCCTGGGCACGGTAAGGAACCCCGATCTGCGAGAACTTCACGTCTTGCACGCAGCCACTGGCGTATCGGTGGGCATACAGGTCACTCGACCCGCAGGGCCAATCCCCACAGCCGGCCTTCTGGGATAAGTAGTTCCAGTCCAGCAGCAGCAGGCCGCGCCCGGCGCGGTCCCACCAGACGTCCAGCTGCGCCGTGTACTCGCCCCCTCTCCAGTGGGCGGACCAGCCCCGCTCATCTAGATCGGCCCCGCGCAGGTCACGCTGCAACAGGCAGTAAACGTCACCGTAACACTCTGTCCCACGGTCAGGGGTCAGCTGATCCGCCAGCCTCACCAGCTGGGCCAGCGTGGGCCGCGCCGGGCTGGAGGTGGATGCCTGCGCCGTTACGCCGCTGGGCCACACCAGTGAGGTCAGGAACAGCGCGGCCAGGGCCACCTTATATAGGTTCATGGCTGGAGTGTACCCCTCCCCCGCGGCACTCCATTTGCGCCCACGCTTCTCCTCTATGCTGCGCCTATGACCGATGCAACGTCCGGCCACAACCGCCTCGGCAGCGAGTCCAGCCCTTATCTGCGTCAGCACGCGGACAACCCGGTGCACTGGTGGCCCTGGTCCGACGCCGCCTTTGCCGAAGCCCGTGAGCGCGGCGTCCCGGTGCTGCTGAGCATCGGCTACAGCACCTGTCACTGGTGTCATGTGATGGCGCACGAGTCGTTCGAGAACGAACAGACCGCTGAGCTGATGAACCAGAATTTCGTGAACATCAAAGTCGACCGCGAAGAAAGGCCTGACGTGGACGGCATCTACATGGCAGCGACCCAGGCCATGACCGGCGCCGGCGGCTGGCCAATGACGGTCTTTCTCAACCATGACCGCCAGCCGTTCCACGCCGGGACCTACTACCCGCCGCACGAGGGGATGGGGATGCCTTCCTTCCACCGCATCATGGGGGCTGTGACCGATGCCTGGCAACACCGCCGCGCCGACCTGGACGCCAACGCGCAGGCCCTCACCGAGCATATTCAGGCCATGAGCGAGCCGCGCCGGGCTGCCCAAGAGTGGCCGTCCGATTTCTTGGAGCTGCCGCTGGAAATACTGCCGCAGGTCTTCGACCGCCAGTGGGGTGGTTTCGGGGGAGCGCCCAAGTTTCCGGCTCCCACCACGCTGGACTTTCTGCTGCAGTCCGGGGACGCGGGTGGGCAAGAGATGGCGCTACATACCCTGCGCCAGATGCTGCGGGGAGGCATCTACGATCAGCTGGGCGGCGGCTTTCACCGTTACTCGGTGGATGAGCGCTGGCTGGTCCCGCACTTCGAGAAGATGCTGTACGACAATGCCCAGCTGACCCGCACGCTGCTGGCGGCCTATCAAGTGAGCGGCGACCAGACCTTCGCTGACGCCGCCCGGGAAACCCTGACGTATCTGGAACGCGAAATGCGCCACCTAGCGGGCGGATTTCACTCCGCCCAAGACGCGGACACGGCGGGCGTGGAGGGGCTGACCTTTACCTGGACTCCCGCCGAAGTGGAAGCGGTGCTGGGCGAAGACGCCGCGTGGGTGGCCGAACATTACGGTGTGAACGAGCGCGGCAACTTCGAGGACCCACACCGCCGCGACGCTGGCCGCCGCACGGTGCTGTCCCAGGTGGGTAAGCTGAGCGCCGAACAAATGGAACGGTTGCCCGAGCTACGTCGCCGCCTGCTGACTGCCCGCGAGCAACGCCAGCAGCCCCACCGCGACGACAAGGTGCTGACCTCCTGGAACGGGCTGGTGCTGGCTGCCCTGGCCGACGCAGGCCGCATTCTGGGCGAGCGCCACTGGCTGGACCTGGCCCAACAGAATGCGGCGTGGGTACGCGGCACCATGCGTCAGCCAGACGGGACGCTGTGGCATACCTGGCTGGACGGTCAAGCGCCGGGGGTGGAGGGTTTACTGGAAGACC
The sequence above is a segment of the Deinococcus radiophilus genome. Coding sequences within it:
- the purM gene encoding phosphoribosylformylglycinamidine cyclo-ligase, which gives rise to MTNQTESQSAYARAGVDIDAGHRAVDLMKDAVARTHTPAVLGGIGGFGGLFSLSGLQDMADPVLVASTDGVGTKTKVAVRTGRFGGLGHDIVNHCVNDILVQGARPLIFLDYVAMGRLSPERVAEVVTGAAQACEALGVALLGGETAEMPGVYVEGELDIVGTIVGAVDRPALIDGQRIQEGDSVIALPSAGLHTNGYSLARMALDDLDWAEARDDLNGERLEDLLTVPHRAYLSAYDAVQGAGAEVRGMAHITGGGLVHNPPRVFPGGIGMRVDTASWTVPPLFELIVERSGTPREEAFEALNMGVGFLFIVPAAQQEQALTALRAVGEQPWVLGQMEAGRGVRFG
- a CDS encoding thioredoxin domain-containing protein — encoded protein: MTDATSGHNRLGSESSPYLRQHADNPVHWWPWSDAAFAEARERGVPVLLSIGYSTCHWCHVMAHESFENEQTAELMNQNFVNIKVDREERPDVDGIYMAATQAMTGAGGWPMTVFLNHDRQPFHAGTYYPPHEGMGMPSFHRIMGAVTDAWQHRRADLDANAQALTEHIQAMSEPRRAAQEWPSDFLELPLEILPQVFDRQWGGFGGAPKFPAPTTLDFLLQSGDAGGQEMALHTLRQMLRGGIYDQLGGGFHRYSVDERWLVPHFEKMLYDNAQLTRTLLAAYQVSGDQTFADAARETLTYLEREMRHLAGGFHSAQDADTAGVEGLTFTWTPAEVEAVLGEDAAWVAEHYGVNERGNFEDPHRRDAGRRTVLSQVGKLSAEQMERLPELRRRLLTAREQRQQPHRDDKVLTSWNGLVLAALADAGRILGERHWLDLAQQNAAWVRGTMRQPDGTLWHTWLDGQAPGVEGLLEDHALYGLGLVALYQATGDLSYLEWARELWDTVQRDFWDEDAGLFRSSGGRAERLLTRQSSAFDSAIISDNAAAALLGLWMDRYYGLPDAAELSRRTIAAHISEMGQAPHGMGGLWQAAALLEAPHTELAIIGTPAERDALERVAAKVLLSYVTLAPANAPAGLPVLEGREGGGTAYLCVNRACRLPVRDAEALREQLEALTANR